A part of Chanodichthys erythropterus isolate Z2021 chromosome 4, ASM2448905v1, whole genome shotgun sequence genomic DNA contains:
- the LOC137018327 gene encoding uncharacterized protein — translation MCGYTLNYLNGRASLRASYFSCHTENQNDNYFLFKLNVVLTDYTGKENQFNLSETCTLPGDWSAKEILCEENYIEVTLARDTPCSSDNRTTNETWLAALALAQQSAISEWKIMFLNQERLDAMSISDARRMGYMVDSTPNRVVFRSAYNQPHSTITEIDGIAVEVIHATVFFRCKWAVVMLDTSAACTIETLPHEEMFTVYLGNFAADVQLIAIKLNENYLSVTDAIQHHYFITKIPHINGTHGMTIKVPFKDKAVNRVYLGEGLLQYSVEINYTLNIIGQKDTFFYSVSVLAHVNDAFPPAVTAFCTAQSIIFRMDHSRHAGLWEVCVGHQALTSDLSRLRGYILMNDSHSMTLEVPLFTSGFVYEDITLRNFVGTFEILIRDSKTLEIHKRTSKRCYFQTHELTVCSTDGVMTVVATTTKTWPTVPPSSTTLLDRRCRPKATDETRVMFSFSVSTCGTRLLVGDSYIVYENEVVSDGGAVTDQETAITRESKFRVTVRCFYPLDSVQQVFTSRLFEDPSFGQQGNLISSHTASVFDPKPWPNKFSYSQIKSGRGCCATDKEDTQFLQRGLPHPTYMSENGYDANNIPYPYRRSQLKESENYEKDWSKSGQFCDDW, via the exons ATGTGTGGCTACACGCTGAACTACTTGAACGGACGGGCGTCTCTGAGGGCTTCCTATTTCTCCTGCCACACCGAAAACCAG AATGACAACTACTTCCTTTTTAAGCTGAATGTTGTTTTGACTGACTATACGGGGAAAGAGAATCAATTCAATCTCTCAGAGACCTGCACACTGCCGGGTGACTGGTCTGCCAAAGAGATCCTCTGTGAAGAAAACTACATAGAG GTGACGCTGGCGAGAGATACACCCTGCTCATCCGATAACCGCACTACTAATGAAACCTGGCTGGCTGCTCTTGCTTTA GCCCAGCAATCTGCCATCTCTGAGTGGAAGATAATGTTTCTGAATCAGGAACGCTTGGATGCGATGTCTATCTCTGATGCCAGGCGAATGGGATACATGGTTGATTCCACTCCAAACAGGGTGGTCTTTCGCTCTGCCTACAATCAGCCACATTCAACGATCACAGAG ATTGACGGCATTGCTGTAGAGGTGATTCATGCAACAGTGTTTTTCAGATGTAAATGGGCGGTAGTGATGCTTGACACATCTGCGGCATGCACGATAG AAACTTTGCCTCATGAAGAAATGTTCACCGTGTATCTTGGTAATTTTGCTGCGGATGTGCAGCTCATTGCAATCAAGCTGAATGAGAACTATCTGTCGGTAACAGATGCCATTCAACACCATTACTTCATTACAAAAATTCCCCACATTAACGGGACCCACGGCATGACCATCAAGGTCCCTTTTAAAGATAAAGCTGTCAATCGTGTG TACTTGGGTGAAGGACTTCTGCAGTACTCTGTGGAGATTAACTACACTCTTAACATCATCGGACAAAAAGACACATTTTTCTACAGTGTCTCTGTTTTGGCACACGTTAATGATGCTT TTCCTCCAGCTGTCACTGCTTTCTGTACAGCACAGAGCATAATATTCAGGATGGATCATTCGAGGCATGCCGGACTTTGGGAAGTCTGTGTGGGGCATCAAGCTCTCACATCTGACTTATCCAGACTGAGGGGCTACATACTGATGAACGACAGTCACAGTATGACTCTGGAGGTCCCACTCTTCACGTCGGGCTTCGTTTATGAG GACATCACATTGAGAAACTTTGTTGGCACCTTTGAGATTCTTATAAGAGACTCAAAGACTCTGGAGATTCACAAGAGAACATCAAAGCGCTGTTACTTTCAAACGCATGAACTAACAG TGTGTTCCACAGATGGAGTGATGACAGTGGTGGCGACCACTACAAAAACCTGGCCAACGGTACCACCCAGCAGCACAACCCTTCTAGACAGAAGATGCAGACCCAAGGCAACGGATGAGACGAgggtcatgttttcttttagtGTGTCCACATGTGGGACTAGATTATTG GTGGGTGACAGCTACATTGTTTATGAAAACGAGGTCGTTTCTGATGGAGGTGCTGTAACTGACCAGGAAACGGCCATTACAAGGGAATCAAAATTCAG GGTCACTGTGAGATGCTTCTATCCACTTGACTCTGTTCAACAGGTTTTTACATCCAGACTGTTTGAAGATCCTAGCTTTG GACAACAAGGAAACCTTATCAGCTCTCACACAGCCTCTGTTTTTGACCCTAAACCTTGGCCGAACAAATTTTCTTACAGCCAGATCAAGTCTGGCAGAGGCTGCTGTGCAACAGATAAGGAGGACACACAATTTCTGCAAAGAGGACTTCCACACCCTACCTATATGTCAGAAAATGGTTACGATGCTAACAATATTCCATATCCATACAGGCGTTCCCAACTCAAGGAATCTG AAAACTATGAAAAGGATTGGTCTAAATCAGGACAATTCTGTGATGATTGGTAA
- the xrcc3 gene encoding DNA repair protein XRCC3, translating into MEWEQLELNPRVIAAVKKANFRSAKEILRVSGPDVQRLTRLSKTDVQHLHSAVAAAVRKSSPVTALQLIQGECPVLEPGHRLSFACPILDGLMRGGLPLRGITELAGESAAGKTQFCLQLCLSVQYPRENGGLNSGAVYICTEDSFPIKRLRQLITQQSRLRPDLPPALIRSRHFTDSIYIEHAADLEALQVCVSQRVPVLLKRGLVRLVVVDSVAALFRSEFQADEAIQRSRHLLAFSSTLHRLSHAYGAPVVCVNQVTDVVEGPNPGRCDYGLVGSKVLPALGIAWANQVMVRLMLTRLAGQVKSDSQSSALRKLQVVFAPHLPRASCLCGVWEEGVRGISDNDSELQPQSSS; encoded by the exons ATGGAGTGGGAACAACTTGAGCTGAATCCAAGGGTTATTGCAGCTGTTAAAAAAG cCAATTTTAGATCAGCGAAGGAGATCCTCCGTGTGTCTGGTCCAGATGTGCAGAGACTGACGCGCTTGTCAAAGACGGATGTTCAGCATCTTCACTCTGCTGTAGCAGCTGCTGTCCGCAAGTCCAGCCCGGTCACAG CTCTACAGCTGATCCAGGGAGAATGTCCTGTTTTGGAGCCCGGACACAGGCTTTCTTTTGCCTGCCCCATTCTGGACGGTCTGATGCGCGGCGGTCTTCCGTTACGAGGAATAACAGAGCTGGCAGGCGAGAGTGCTGCTGGGAAAACTCAGTTTTGTTTGCAGCTTTGCTTATCTGTCCAGTATCCACGGGAAAACGGAGGGCTGAACTCAG GAGCCGTTTATATTTGCACCGAGGACTCTTTCCCCATCAAACGACTGCGGCAACTCATTACCCAGCAGTCCCGGCTCAGACCAGATCTACCTCCGGCTCTGATCCGCAGCCGGCATTTTACTGACAGCATCTACATCGAGCATGCAGCTGACCTG GAGGCTCTGCAGGTGTGCGTGTCTCAGCGTGTGCCTGTGCTGCTGAAGCGAGGTCTGGTCAGACTAGTGGTGGTGGACTCTGTGGCTGCTCTGTTTCGCAGTGAGTTCCAGGCTGATGAGGCAATACAGAGGTCACGCCACCTGCTGGCTTTTTCCAGTACACTCCACCGCCTGAGTCATGCATATGGTGCACCTGTAGTCTGCGTCAACCAG GTTACAGATGTTGTGGAAGGCCCAAATCCAGGAAGGTGCGACTATgg GCTGGTGGGCAGTAAGGTGCTTCCTGCATTGGGCATTGCTTGGGCCAACCAAGTGATGGTGAGGCTCATGCTCACAAGATTGGCAGGACAAGTAAAATCAGACAGCCAAAGCAGTGCTCTGCGGAAATTACAAGTGGTCTTTGCCCCACACCTCCCTCGAGCGAGCTGCCTGTGTGGGGTCTGGGAGGAAGGAGTGAGAGGGATCTCCGATAACGACTCCGAGCTACAGCCACAGAGCTCTTCATGA